Proteins co-encoded in one Chloroflexota bacterium genomic window:
- a CDS encoding AAA family ATPase yields the protein MLPQPAPLPPADIRTMLASFAENLTAKATAGGQPGIYNREAEVNQILQALASPLKGRVAIVGRSRAGKTAVAQMVAARIVSGECPAELAGKEVWRFTPSSLPGLSARGAWQLYFDQLITQWAAHPEIILFFDQINRATRLPGIQDEEGDTNVDVATVLASALKRLNGLCLAEAEENAWRRFSETYTDYGQIFLPVYVDEFDVAATRRVVRRVADDLGILHGLAVTDDALEQALDLSHRYALDRAQPGKTIDLLRDSLAVTKADGDAQLTAEHVIQRFGEQSGLPRMLLDDTVPFNEDEVLRYFKSRVLAQDQAVEAIVQSLSLLRARVNNPSRPMGVFLFLGPTGVGKTELARTLAEYLYGERERLVRFNMGDYANPYQHTELFGNPYADQMVHRRGQLTNRLAGKMFSVIVLDEFEKANPLIYQRFLQLFDEGLLINGNDEIVNLRNSIFILTSNFGAQLLYQPKLGFNRGETPEARETRILTETERYFTPEFMNRIDAVCIFHPLNRAVMADIARREIGDLLLREGLTRRKFEADIADEVIEQVVALGYSPYYGARYLKRQIEKTITYPLAREINALSSTMAGGAIRLYVKHGRIVSAYLAPDADQTVQPTPAVEAASAATLAEIREALPVLAARVEALEELHGVAEARAEREAILSEMADVSFWNDQASARRKLDAYQRASSTVDLLSSLRQALDGLTESFSTSAAPPSESVMRQHKFLLNELPRVEFTSWLSGPHDQCGAYLQISIKSKLNAARQWIVSLAKMYLGWAKSRGLAASVLGEEQSPDGRNMTVTLVVSGYGVFGLLQGETGAHRLVQTVKAGGQESLQRLSASVSVLPEWTDDEMPTPLPRVETNVKELNRNGLLVPRLTAQVMARHLNSEGRLSFASNLPPDDLTAEATRILQTLIHFESTQNDTRPAPPSGGIVRSYFRNTKDKGVQDHRTGRRTVKLKQILDGDLQEFLDEALKQRSGS from the coding sequence ATGCTCCCACAACCCGCCCCGCTTCCTCCCGCCGACATCCGCACTATGCTTGCCAGCTTCGCCGAGAACCTGACGGCCAAAGCCACCGCCGGCGGCCAGCCCGGCATTTACAACCGCGAGGCCGAAGTGAACCAGATTTTGCAGGCGCTGGCCTCGCCGCTCAAGGGCCGGGTGGCCATCGTAGGCCGGAGCCGGGCCGGCAAAACGGCAGTGGCCCAAATGGTGGCGGCTCGCATCGTGAGCGGGGAGTGTCCAGCGGAACTGGCAGGCAAGGAAGTGTGGCGCTTCACGCCCAGCAGTCTGCCCGGCCTTTCGGCGCGCGGCGCGTGGCAACTATATTTCGATCAGCTCATCACCCAGTGGGCGGCTCACCCGGAGATCATCCTCTTCTTCGATCAGATCAACCGCGCCACCCGCCTCCCCGGAATCCAGGATGAAGAGGGCGACACCAACGTGGACGTTGCTACCGTGCTGGCCTCGGCCCTCAAGCGCCTCAACGGTTTGTGCCTGGCCGAGGCCGAAGAGAACGCCTGGCGGCGCTTCTCCGAAACCTACACCGACTACGGCCAGATTTTTCTGCCGGTGTACGTGGACGAATTTGACGTGGCGGCGACGCGGCGGGTGGTGCGTCGCGTGGCCGACGACCTGGGCATCCTTCACGGGTTGGCCGTCACCGACGACGCCCTGGAGCAAGCCCTCGACCTCAGCCACCGCTACGCCCTCGACCGCGCCCAGCCCGGCAAGACAATTGACCTTCTGCGCGACTCGCTGGCCGTGACCAAAGCCGACGGCGACGCCCAACTTACGGCCGAGCACGTCATCCAGCGCTTCGGCGAGCAGAGCGGCCTGCCGCGCATGTTGCTCGACGACACAGTGCCCTTCAACGAAGACGAAGTGCTGCGCTACTTCAAGAGCCGGGTGCTGGCCCAGGATCAGGCAGTGGAGGCGATTGTCCAATCGCTGAGTCTTCTGCGGGCGCGAGTCAACAACCCGTCGCGGCCTATGGGCGTCTTTCTCTTCCTCGGCCCCACCGGAGTCGGCAAGACCGAGCTGGCCCGGACCCTGGCCGAGTATCTTTACGGCGAGCGCGAGCGCCTCGTCCGCTTCAACATGGGCGATTACGCCAACCCTTACCAGCACACCGAACTCTTCGGCAACCCGTACGCCGACCAAATGGTTCACCGTCGCGGCCAACTCACCAACCGCCTCGCCGGCAAAATGTTTTCGGTCATCGTCCTCGACGAGTTCGAGAAGGCCAACCCGCTCATCTATCAACGCTTTTTGCAGTTGTTCGACGAAGGCCTGCTCATCAACGGCAACGACGAGATCGTCAACCTGCGCAACTCGATCTTCATCCTTACCTCCAACTTCGGCGCACAGTTGCTCTACCAGCCTAAGCTAGGCTTCAATCGCGGCGAAACCCCCGAGGCTCGCGAGACGCGCATCCTTACCGAAACCGAGCGCTACTTCACGCCCGAGTTCATGAACCGCATTGACGCCGTCTGTATCTTTCACCCCCTCAACCGGGCCGTCATGGCCGACATCGCCCGCCGCGAGATCGGCGACCTGCTCCTGCGCGAAGGCCTCACCCGCCGCAAGTTCGAGGCCGACATCGCCGACGAAGTCATCGAGCAGGTGGTGGCGCTTGGCTACAGCCCCTATTACGGCGCTCGTTATCTCAAACGGCAGATCGAAAAGACGATCACCTACCCGCTCGCCCGCGAGATCAACGCCCTCTCTTCGACGATGGCCGGCGGGGCGATTCGACTCTACGTGAAGCATGGCCGGATCGTCTCGGCCTATCTTGCCCCCGATGCTGATCAAACGGTTCAGCCGACGCCTGCGGTGGAAGCGGCTTCTGCCGCCACCCTGGCCGAAATTCGTGAGGCCCTGCCGGTGCTGGCCGCGCGCGTGGAAGCGTTGGAAGAATTGCACGGCGTGGCCGAAGCCAGGGCCGAGCGCGAAGCGATCCTGTCCGAAATGGCCGACGTGAGCTTTTGGAACGATCAGGCCTCGGCCCGCCGCAAGCTGGACGCTTATCAACGAGCGAGCAGCACCGTAGACTTGTTGAGCAGTCTGCGGCAGGCGTTGGACGGTTTGACCGAGTCGTTTTCCACATCGGCGGCTCCCCCGTCCGAGTCGGTGATGCGGCAGCACAAGTTCCTGCTGAATGAGCTGCCGCGAGTCGAGTTCACCTCCTGGCTCAGCGGCCCGCACGATCAATGCGGCGCCTATTTGCAGATCAGCATCAAATCAAAATTGAACGCGGCCCGGCAGTGGATCGTCTCGCTGGCGAAGATGTATCTGGGCTGGGCCAAGAGTCGAGGGCTGGCCGCCAGCGTGCTGGGCGAGGAGCAATCGCCCGATGGCCGGAACATGACGGTGACGCTCGTCGTCAGCGGCTACGGCGTGTTTGGGCTGTTGCAGGGCGAGACCGGGGCGCACCGGCTGGTGCAGACGGTGAAGGCGGGCGGGCAGGAGAGTTTGCAGAGGTTGTCGGCCAGCGTGAGCGTTCTGCCGGAGTGGACGGACGACGAAATGCCGACACCGCTTCCGCGCGTGGAGACCAACGTCAAAGAATTGAACCGTAATGGTCTCCTCGTGCCGCGCCTCACGGCTCAGGTGATGGCCCGCCACTTGAACAGCGAGGGCCGCCTAAGCTTTGCCAGCAACCTGCCGCCCGACGACCTGACCGCCGAGGCAACCCGAATCCTGCAAACCCTCATTCACTTCGAGAGCACCCAGAACGACACCCGCCCGGCCCCGCCCTCGGGCGGCATCGTGCGCTCGTACTTCCGAAACACCAAAGACAAGGGCGTGCAAGACCACCGCACCGGGCGGCGCACGGTGAAGCTCAAGCAGATTCTCGATGGCGACTTGCAGGAGTTTTTAGATGAGGCGCTCAAACAGCGAAGCGGGAGTTGA
- a CDS encoding sigma-70 family RNA polymerase sigma factor, whose product MNQQGKSAKKTKAKTRGAGSPLDEADLLAHRMAKQIESFVGGANDPEQFADLMLFMPGPEEARVDKQAVMRKLRTRRGQADEFDLSAISSDDTVGLYLKEMARVPLLTTEQEVDLAKRLERGLDADARLGELSAKAQKSRERLLGHVEDGKTARDHLIKANTRLVVAIAKKYMNRGVPFLDLIQEGNLGLMKAVEKFNYRLGFRFSTYATWWIRQTITRAIADQSRTIRVPVHMSDRIRRLYKVARELEQFLGRKPTPEEIAHELDVEPRKVQWMLKVSWQPLSLEQPVGEDEDDELGSFVEDDNALSPAQSAQQNLLRETVEEVLGTLPPREARILRLRFGLQNGRAYTLEEVGQKFGLTRERIRQIEGRALRRLRHPRRSRQLRDYLT is encoded by the coding sequence ATGAATCAGCAGGGAAAAAGCGCCAAGAAAACGAAAGCCAAAACCAGGGGAGCCGGGTCGCCCCTTGATGAAGCCGATTTGCTGGCTCATCGCATGGCCAAGCAGATTGAGTCTTTTGTCGGCGGCGCCAACGATCCTGAGCAGTTTGCCGACTTGATGCTGTTCATGCCCGGCCCGGAAGAGGCGCGGGTGGACAAGCAGGCGGTGATGCGAAAACTGCGTACCCGCCGCGGCCAGGCCGACGAGTTCGACCTCTCGGCGATCTCGTCCGACGACACCGTTGGCTTGTATCTCAAAGAAATGGCCCGCGTGCCCCTGCTCACCACCGAGCAGGAAGTAGACCTGGCCAAGCGCCTGGAACGCGGCCTGGATGCCGACGCCCGCCTGGGAGAATTGAGCGCCAAAGCGCAGAAGAGCCGCGAACGACTGCTCGGCCACGTGGAAGACGGCAAGACCGCCCGCGACCACCTGATCAAAGCCAACACCCGCCTCGTGGTCGCCATTGCCAAGAAATACATGAACCGGGGCGTGCCCTTCCTCGACCTGATTCAGGAAGGCAACCTGGGCCTGATGAAGGCCGTCGAAAAGTTCAACTACCGGCTCGGCTTCCGCTTCAGCACCTACGCCACCTGGTGGATCCGCCAGACCATCACCCGCGCCATCGCCGACCAGAGCCGCACCATCCGCGTGCCGGTTCACATGAGCGACCGCATCCGCCGCCTCTACAAAGTGGCCCGCGAGCTTGAGCAGTTCCTGGGCCGCAAGCCCACCCCCGAAGAAATTGCCCACGAGTTGGACGTTGAGCCGCGCAAAGTGCAATGGATGTTGAAGGTGTCGTGGCAACCGCTCTCGCTCGAACAGCCGGTGGGCGAAGACGAAGACGACGAGCTTGGCTCGTTCGTGGAAGACGACAACGCTCTCTCGCCCGCCCAGAGCGCCCAGCAGAACCTTTTGCGCGAAACGGTGGAAGAGGTGCTGGGCACGCTCCCGCCGCGCGAAGCCCGAATCCTGCGCCTGCGCTTCGGCCTGCAAAACGGGCGAGCCTACACCCTCGAAGAAGTGGGCCAGAAATTCGGCCTCACCCGCGAGCGCATCCGCCAGATCGAAGGCCGCGCCCTGCGCCGCCTGCGCCACCCGCGCCGGAGCCGCCAACTGCGCGATTACCTGACCTAA
- a CDS encoding GAF domain-containing sensor histidine kinase, which translates to MKHASRGVIQIDWLLFGLRWPLLIATAAETYFLAQGDPTTQLPRLAVLAAGVLYNVALAVFLLARAWPKAAPGLTLFTDTMLAIGLFAAPGPSTLTSSYWAAAFVVVTASLRFSWVWALLVALVIAAADAALLIAFDTTDYQSSLISLIPNAIFLLTGALVAGLVGERTRTLAVKRAHAERDIEERRLKHIREQARAIYKMALLVSETLNYERVLDAALDLSISSMADTGAAASQMVCAALLFHDDELKVITARRFTQADHKVTLPAQSGLVAEVLASGESGYSSDPARDPELSRFIALRGCRTLMAAPLQAGMDNYGVMIFAHPRPDFFDLDHIELLEAICKHTIIAVKNGRLYQKLLEEKERIVEVEEEARKKLARDLHDGPTQSVAALAMRANYIRRLLEREPQSAAEELYKVEELARRTTKEIRHMLFTLRPLVLESQGLAAALQSLADKMRENYDLNVIIEAQPGAGEKLEIHAQGVLFYIAEEAVGNARKHAAAKHIWVRIGLRSPEMFYLVIEDDGVGFNVGAVGANYDQRGSLGMVNMRERTELVSGQLHIDSAEGKGAKITILVPLTEEAREKLMS; encoded by the coding sequence ATGAAACATGCGTCTCGCGGTGTTATTCAAATAGACTGGCTGTTGTTCGGCCTGCGTTGGCCTTTGCTGATTGCTACAGCGGCGGAAACCTACTTTCTGGCTCAGGGCGACCCGACCACCCAGTTGCCCCGGCTGGCGGTGCTGGCGGCCGGCGTGTTGTACAACGTCGCCCTGGCTGTCTTCCTGCTGGCGCGCGCCTGGCCCAAAGCCGCGCCCGGCCTGACGTTGTTTACCGACACCATGTTGGCGATAGGATTATTTGCCGCGCCCGGCCCCAGCACCCTTACCTCTTCTTACTGGGCGGCGGCCTTTGTTGTAGTCACCGCCTCGCTTCGGTTTAGCTGGGTGTGGGCGCTCCTGGTGGCGCTGGTCATTGCCGCCGCCGATGCCGCTTTGCTCATTGCCTTCGACACCACCGATTATCAAAGTTCCCTGATCTCGTTGATCCCTAACGCCATCTTTTTACTCACCGGCGCGCTGGTGGCCGGACTGGTGGGCGAGCGCACGCGGACTTTGGCCGTAAAGCGCGCTCATGCCGAACGCGATATTGAAGAGCGGCGGCTCAAGCACATCCGCGAACAGGCTCGCGCCATTTATAAGATGGCTTTGCTGGTGAGTGAGACGTTGAACTATGAACGGGTGCTGGACGCCGCTCTTGATCTGAGCATTTCCAGCATGGCCGACACCGGGGCCGCCGCCTCGCAAATGGTGTGCGCGGCGCTGTTGTTCCACGACGACGAGCTAAAAGTGATCACGGCCCGCCGTTTCACTCAGGCCGATCATAAAGTGACGCTTCCTGCTCAGTCGGGCCTTGTCGCCGAAGTGCTGGCCAGCGGCGAATCGGGTTATTCGTCCGACCCAGCGCGCGATCCGGAACTTTCGCGATTTATTGCCCTGCGCGGTTGTCGGACGTTGATGGCGGCCCCTCTTCAGGCCGGCATGGACAACTACGGGGTGATGATCTTTGCCCATCCGCGCCCGGATTTCTTCGACCTGGATCACATCGAACTGCTCGAAGCCATTTGCAAGCACACCATCATCGCCGTGAAGAACGGGCGGCTCTACCAGAAACTGCTGGAAGAGAAAGAGCGCATCGTCGAAGTTGAAGAAGAAGCGCGCAAGAAGCTGGCCCGCGACCTGCACGACGGCCCCACCCAGTCGGTGGCGGCGCTGGCCATGCGGGCCAACTACATCCGCCGCCTGTTGGAGCGCGAACCGCAGTCTGCCGCCGAAGAACTTTATAAAGTGGAAGAGCTGGCCCGCCGCACCACCAAAGAAATCCGCCACATGCTCTTCACCCTGCGCCCGCTGGTGCTCGAGTCGCAAGGCCTGGCCGCCGCGTTGCAGTCGCTGGCCGACAAGATGCGCGAGAACTATGACTTGAATGTGATTATTGAGGCCCAGCCGGGCGCGGGAGAGAAGCTGGAGATTCACGCTCAGGGCGTGCTGTTCTATATTGCCGAAGAGGCGGTGGGCAATGCCCGCAAGCACGCCGCCGCCAAGCACATCTGGGTGAGAATTGGCTTGCGCTCGCCGGAAATGTTTTATCTGGTGATTGAGGACGACGGAGTGGGGTTCAACGTTGGGGCAGTGGGCGCGAATTACGACCAGCGTGGAAGCCTGGGCATGGTGAACATGCGCGAGCGCACCGAACTGGTGAGCGGCCAACTGCACATTGACTCGGCGGAAGGCAAAGGCGCCAAGATCACAATTCTGGTTCCGCTCACAGAAGAAGCGCGGGAGAAGTTGATGAGCTGA
- a CDS encoding XTP/dITP diphosphatase, translating to MTASPLPKLLIATHNPGKIKEFAAIFDGLAVEYLTLNDAGITEAIPETGDTYAANALLKATAACRATGLLTLADDSGLEVDALGGRPGLYAARYAGPNATNADRWAKLLGELGETQQAGRAARFRCAIALCAPGREPVIVEGVCEGQIAFAPAGTGGFGYDPLFYMPEFGCTMAELDEAIKNQVSHRARAAQKAKAVILEWMQSS from the coding sequence GTGACGGCTTCCCCACTTCCAAAACTGCTTATCGCCACCCACAACCCCGGAAAAATAAAAGAATTCGCCGCCATTTTTGATGGGCTGGCCGTCGAGTATTTGACTTTGAACGATGCCGGAATCACTGAGGCCATCCCTGAAACTGGCGACACCTACGCCGCCAACGCCCTGCTCAAGGCAACCGCCGCCTGCCGGGCTACCGGACTCCTGACCCTGGCCGACGACTCCGGCCTGGAAGTGGATGCTTTGGGTGGCCGCCCCGGCCTGTACGCCGCCCGCTACGCCGGGCCAAACGCCACCAACGCCGACCGCTGGGCTAAGTTGTTGGGCGAACTAGGGGAAACGCAACAAGCCGGGCGCGCCGCCCGCTTTCGTTGCGCGATCGCGCTGTGCGCGCCGGGCCGCGAACCTGTGATTGTCGAAGGAGTCTGTGAAGGCCAAATTGCCTTTGCTCCCGCCGGAACCGGTGGCTTTGGCTACGACCCGCTCTTCTACATGCCGGAGTTTGGCTGTACCATGGCCGAACTTGACGAGGCCATCAAGAATCAGGTCAGCCACCGCGCCCGGGCGGCGCAAAAGGCGAAAGCGGTTATTTTGGAGTGGATGCAATCCAGCTAA
- a CDS encoding PQQ-dependent sugar dehydrogenase codes for MPRLRFLLMAILLTACIASPVATPTVQPTLAPPALTLASAPAPTSTVAPTSPPPTVTTAPPEVPSPAPPTPSPSIPGGSCCDFQLVADGLYRPTLVTHAGDERLFILEQSGQVRVVVDGQLVAAPFLDIDAIVSDRANEQGLLGLAFHPNYAENGQFFVNYTNSLGDTVIARYTVSSDPNLADPASGEILFTIDQPYVNHNGGGLAFGPDGLLYVGMGDGGSQGDPRGNGQNPYSFLGKMLRVDVETNPTQPLIWALGLRNPWRFSFDRLTGDLFIGDVGQGEWEEIDSVAASALAEPGPNFGWNIFEGTHRYSDGPADLVVPPIAEYSHAEGGCSVTGGYVYRGTALPELSGIYFFADYCSGIIWSLTPQADGAWERNVFMNTDFTISSFGEDVNGELYVVDHGGAVYRLVKQ; via the coding sequence ATGCCACGACTCCGTTTTTTGCTGATGGCGATCTTGTTGACCGCCTGCATCGCCTCGCCTGTTGCAACGCCCACGGTTCAGCCGACTCTGGCTCCCCCGGCCCTGACTCTCGCCTCAGCACCTGCCCCTACTTCAACCGTTGCCCCGACTTCACCGCCGCCCACTGTTACGACGGCCCCCCCTGAAGTTCCGTCGCCCGCCCCGCCAACGCCCTCGCCCTCAATTCCTGGCGGCTCGTGTTGCGACTTCCAACTTGTCGCCGATGGTCTCTATCGCCCAACCCTGGTCACGCACGCCGGCGACGAGCGCCTCTTCATCCTTGAACAGTCCGGCCAGGTTCGAGTCGTCGTGGACGGCCAACTGGTGGCCGCGCCGTTCCTGGACATTGACGCAATTGTGAGTGACCGGGCCAACGAGCAGGGCTTGCTCGGCCTGGCCTTTCATCCCAACTATGCCGAGAACGGCCAGTTTTTCGTGAACTACACAAACTCACTGGGTGACACTGTCATCGCTCGCTACACCGTCTCTTCTGATCCGAATCTCGCCGACCCTGCCTCAGGCGAAATCCTGTTCACGATTGATCAGCCGTATGTGAATCACAACGGCGGCGGTCTGGCCTTTGGCCCCGATGGCTTGCTTTACGTTGGCATGGGCGACGGCGGCAGCCAGGGCGACCCGCGAGGCAACGGCCAGAACCCCTATTCGTTTTTGGGCAAGATGTTGCGAGTGGATGTGGAGACCAACCCGACCCAGCCGTTGATCTGGGCGCTGGGCTTGCGCAACCCCTGGCGCTTTTCGTTCGACCGGCTGACGGGCGACTTGTTCATCGGCGATGTGGGGCAGGGCGAGTGGGAGGAAATTGACTCGGTGGCGGCCTCGGCCCTGGCTGAACCCGGCCCAAACTTTGGCTGGAACATCTTCGAAGGCACGCACCGCTATTCCGACGGCCCGGCAGATTTGGTTGTGCCGCCGATTGCTGAATACTCGCACGCCGAGGGCGGTTGCTCGGTGACAGGCGGCTACGTTTATCGTGGCACAGCCCTGCCAGAACTAAGCGGCATCTACTTCTTCGCCGACTACTGCTCCGGCATCATCTGGAGCCTCACACCGCAAGCCGACGGCGCGTGGGAGCGCAACGTGTTCATGAACACGGACTTCACCATCAGCTCCTTTGGCGAAGACGTGAACGGGGAGTTGTACGTGGTGGATCACGGCGGGGCGGTGTATCGGTTGGTGAAGCAATAA
- a CDS encoding helix-turn-helix domain-containing protein → MPTSAVKRRTSADPKPQWDAAKVKALRFYMGLTQQMFAKRLGVRQQTVSEWEKGIYRPRGATVTLLTMIGEQVGFKYEGDKK, encoded by the coding sequence ATGCCGACTTCTGCTGTGAAGCGTCGTACCTCGGCGGACCCTAAACCTCAGTGGGACGCCGCAAAAGTGAAAGCACTGCGCTTTTATATGGGCCTGACCCAGCAGATGTTCGCCAAACGGCTGGGTGTGCGCCAGCAGACGGTGTCGGAATGGGAAAAGGGCATCTACCGCCCACGCGGGGCGACGGTGACTCTGCTGACGATGATTGGCGAGCAGGTGGGGTTCAAGTACGAGGGCGATAAAAAGTGA
- the trxB gene encoding thioredoxin-disulfide reductase: protein MIQENLIIIGSGPAGLTAALYAARANLNPLLITGNELGGQIAITNEVENYPGFDSILGPDLTEKMKAQAEKFGTRFEYNEVTEVDFTKGSPFTLKTYSQEYQAKAVIITTGASARRLGIPGEDEFIGRGVSYCATCDGFFFRDKDVLVVGGGDSALQEGLFLTKYASRVRVVHRRDQLRAGELLKSRANANEKMAFVWNTALEEIKGNGAVQEVRARNLKTGQVEQWKTDGVFVFVGHFPNTRLFEGQLAMDDQKFLITDKNRQTSVPGVFAAGEVQDPIFKQAISSAGHGCEAAIAAERWLAERGVE, encoded by the coding sequence ATGATTCAGGAAAATCTTATTATCATCGGTTCCGGCCCGGCGGGGCTGACGGCGGCGCTCTACGCCGCCCGCGCCAACCTCAATCCATTGCTCATCACCGGCAACGAGCTGGGCGGCCAAATCGCCATCACCAACGAAGTCGAGAATTATCCAGGGTTCGATTCCATCCTCGGCCCTGACCTGACCGAGAAGATGAAGGCCCAGGCCGAAAAGTTCGGCACCCGGTTTGAGTACAACGAAGTGACGGAGGTGGACTTCACCAAAGGCTCGCCGTTTACTCTCAAGACTTACAGCCAGGAGTATCAGGCGAAGGCGGTGATTATTACCACTGGCGCTTCGGCCAGGCGGCTGGGCATTCCGGGCGAAGACGAGTTCATCGGGCGGGGGGTGTCGTATTGCGCCACCTGCGACGGCTTCTTCTTCCGCGACAAGGATGTGCTGGTGGTGGGCGGCGGCGACTCGGCTTTGCAGGAAGGGCTGTTCCTGACCAAGTACGCCAGCCGGGTGCGCGTGGTTCACCGCCGTGACCAACTGCGGGCCGGCGAGTTGTTGAAGTCACGCGCCAACGCCAATGAGAAGATGGCGTTTGTGTGGAATACGGCGCTGGAGGAAATCAAGGGCAACGGGGCGGTGCAGGAAGTGAGGGCCAGGAACTTGAAGACCGGTCAGGTGGAACAATGGAAGACGGACGGCGTGTTTGTGTTCGTCGGCCACTTCCCGAACACCAGGCTGTTCGAGGGCCAGTTGGCGATGGACGATCAGAAGTTCCTGATCACCGACAAGAACCGGCAAACCTCAGTGCCGGGCGTGTTCGCCGCCGGCGAGGTGCAGGACCCGATCTTCAAGCAGGCCATCTCCTCAGCCGGGCATGGGTGCGAGGCGGCGATTGCGGCGGAGAGGTGGTTGGCGGAGCGAGGGGTGGAGTAG
- a CDS encoding GNAT family N-acetyltransferase — MAAGALSLKKQNGSGLRPVDLRRDLGHVAALMELCFGETLDAGGRGTMREMQMLSRSGFLQWIMGTVAPAWQHGFVWVEDGRLVGNVSTQPSEAERRAWLVANVAVHPDYRRRGIARALTEAALQLAAEHGATQTLLQVNHDNTGARQLYDSLNFQFITARTVWERVGRFQPQPLSAPGVEIRPERSTEWQAGFELASTFRPEGFLWAHPLRREDWRPLFWRRLGQALSGQREERWVAVEAASGRLVGFFGLSLMFGPVDHIDLLIHPDWQTRLERPLLVTAIRRLHERRWPVRLDHPFNEAEAPLRELGFRATQSLVWMKKSL, encoded by the coding sequence ATGGCCGCTGGCGCACTTTCACTCAAAAAGCAAAACGGCTCAGGGCTTCGCCCGGTTGACCTGCGGCGCGACCTGGGCCACGTTGCCGCCCTGATGGAACTGTGCTTCGGCGAAACGCTGGACGCCGGCGGACGCGGCACCATGCGCGAAATGCAAATGCTCTCGCGCTCCGGCTTCCTGCAGTGGATCATGGGCACAGTGGCTCCGGCCTGGCAACACGGCTTTGTGTGGGTGGAAGATGGCCGCCTCGTCGGCAATGTGAGCACCCAGCCTTCAGAAGCCGAGCGGCGCGCCTGGCTCGTTGCCAACGTCGCCGTCCACCCCGACTACCGCCGGCGCGGCATCGCCCGCGCCCTCACCGAAGCCGCCCTGCAGTTGGCGGCTGAACACGGCGCAACCCAAACCCTCCTGCAAGTCAACCACGACAACACCGGCGCGCGCCAGCTTTACGACTCGCTCAACTTCCAATTTATCACCGCTCGAACCGTGTGGGAACGTGTGGGCCGCTTTCAACCGCAACCCCTGTCGGCGCCCGGCGTCGAAATCCGCCCCGAACGTTCAACCGAGTGGCAGGCCGGCTTTGAACTGGCCTCCACGTTCCGGCCCGAAGGCTTTCTCTGGGCGCACCCTCTGCGCCGCGAGGACTGGCGGCCCTTGTTTTGGCGACGGCTGGGGCAGGCCCTCTCTGGCCAGCGCGAGGAACGCTGGGTGGCCGTAGAGGCGGCTTCGGGCCGCCTCGTCGGCTTCTTCGGCCTCAGCCTCATGTTCGGCCCGGTCGATCACATTGATCTCCTCATTCACCCCGACTGGCAGACCCGCCTCGAACGCCCCTTGCTGGTGACTGCTATTCGCCGCCTGCACGAGCGCCGCTGGCCGGTGCGGCTCGACCACCCGTTCAATGAGGCTGAAGCGCCCCTGCGCGAACTTGGCTTCCGCGCCACCCAATCTCTGGTTTGGATGAAAAAAAGTTTATAG
- a CDS encoding DUF177 domain-containing protein — protein MDFDYPILEVADDLDVLNFHGSVRLTHTAQGVYLEGRFKGEQPAECVRCLTTVNQPLKTEIKQLYEFPPNSKAEFVIAETGFLDLAPVLREDLLLSAPMRPLCRPDCKGLCPTCGQDLNEGSCNCEKDDLNPRLAVLKKLLENKES, from the coding sequence ATGGACTTCGATTATCCCATTCTCGAAGTCGCCGACGATTTAGATGTTCTGAACTTCCACGGTTCTGTGCGCCTCACCCACACTGCCCAGGGAGTTTACTTGGAAGGCCGCTTCAAAGGTGAACAGCCAGCCGAGTGTGTTCGTTGCCTCACCACCGTCAATCAGCCCCTCAAAACTGAGATCAAACAGCTCTATGAATTTCCGCCTAATTCCAAGGCCGAATTTGTTATTGCCGAAACCGGCTTTCTGGATTTAGCGCCGGTTCTACGCGAAGACCTTCTGCTATCTGCGCCCATGCGGCCCCTGTGCCGCCCGGATTGCAAGGGACTGTGCCCCACCTGTGGCCAGGATTTGAACGAAGGCTCTTGCAATTGCGAGAAAGATGACCTCAACCCGCGTCTGGCGGTGTTGAAAAAACTGCTTGAGAACAAAGAGTCGTAA